In Rutidosis leptorrhynchoides isolate AG116_Rl617_1_P2 chromosome 2, CSIRO_AGI_Rlap_v1, whole genome shotgun sequence, one genomic interval encodes:
- the LOC139888558 gene encoding uncharacterized protein, with translation MKIISLNIRGFGSGKESKFGDVKSLCFVERPSILALQETKCHNLVDNWLFGLWGSSDCGYVQKEMVGKSGGQLLSWDKNIFEVSSELIGEFFIAIRGKWKKSGNESIIVNVYGPHDDANKCKFWDSLDKILCIDGVSWVICGDFNEVRHKSERLNCEFFDNRAKRFNEFIDRNSLVDIPLVGRKFTRVSDDGMKMSKLDRFLVSDDFLNLWTDLKVVALDRSVSDHCPISLSDGEVDFGPKPFKIFDDWFVVEGIDKVIADSWSGPMGGNRKDCVFRNKLKRLKGDIKEWSKVHFGKLDSEIETVKKVVTDLELKAEVGCLNDEERAKWLNSRKTWMEKEKIKTGMLKQKARVRWMIDGDENSKYFHNSLKRKYNKNNIRGINVNGSWCENPNTIKEVAFNHFKSIFEEHNSDGPSLEGLFS, from the coding sequence ATGAAGATTATCTCCTTAAACATTCGTGGGTTCGGGTCCGGGAAAGAAAGTAAATTTGGTGATGTTAAAAGCTTATGTTTCGTAGAAAGGCCTTCTATTCTAGCGTTGCAAGAAACGAAATGTCATAACCTAGTCGACAATTGGTTATTCGGGCTTTGGGGTTCTAGTGATTGTGGGTATGTTCAAAAAGAAATGGTTGGTAAGTCGGGCGGACAATTATTAAGTTGGGATAAAAACATCTTCGAGGTTTCTAGTGAGTTAATTGGTGAATTTTTTATTGCTATACGGGGAAAATGGAAAAAGTCGGGTAATGAATCGATTATTGTCAATGTGTACGGTCCGCATGATGACGCTAACAAATGTAAATTTTGGGATTCGCTTGACAAAATTTTGTGTATTGATGGTGTGTCGTGGGTCATTTGTGGGGACTTTAACGAGGTTAGACATAAGTCGGAAAGATTGAATTGTGAATTTTTTGATAATCGGGCTAAGAGGTTTAACGAGTTCATTGACAGAAATAGTTTAGTGGACATTCCTTTGGTTGGGAGGAAATTTACTAGGGTTAGTGATGATGGGATGAAAATGAGTAAGCTAGATAGATTCTTGGTTTCGGACGACTTTCTTAACCTTTGGACCGATCTAAAAGTGGTGGCTTTAGATAGAAGTGTATCGGACCATTGTCCTATTTCGTTGTCGGATGGTGAGGTGGATTTTGGGCCTAAACCATTCAAAATCTTTGATGATTGGTTCGTGGTTGAGGGTATTGACAAGGTTATTGCCGATTCTTGGTCTGGTCCAATGGGGGGTAACCGGAAGGATTGCGTTTTCCGTAACAAGTTAAAAAGATTAAAAGGTGACATTAAAGAATGGAGTAAAGTTCACTTTGGTAAGCTTGATAGTGAGATTGAGACGGTTAAAAAGGTAGTAACGGATCTTGAATTGAAAGCTGAAGTAGGTTGTTTAAATGATGAAGAGCGAGCTAAATGGCTAAACTCGAGAAAAACATGGATGGAAAAGGAAAAAATTAAGACAGGGATGCTAAAGCAGAAAGCCCGTGTTCGATGGATGATTGATGGAGACGAAAACTCAAAATATTTCCATAATTCCTTAAAgagaaaatataataaaaacaacatCCGAGGGATTAATGTTAACGGGTCTTGGTGTGAAAATCCTAACACAATCAAAGAAGTTGCTTTCAACCATTTTAAGAGCATTTTCGAGGAGCATAATTCGGATGGACCAAGCCTTGAAGGGCTATTTTCTTAA
- the LOC139888559 gene encoding uncharacterized protein gives MEQSAFLGGRYILDGALVANEVVEDLKRNKKHGLIFKVDFEKAFDSLNWDYLLVVMKCMGFGTKWCKWISSCLKSATISILINGSPKSEFNLKRGVRQGDPLSFFLFIIAAEGLNILTKVAVERGMYKGVEVGKDKVIISHLQYADDTIFFGDWSRRNARNLMYLLECFERASGLKVNYNKSQLFGIGISNDNVEALASWCSCLGGRLPFMYLGIPVGNRMKKLNDWSPVIEKFNNRFKTETNTLWVTVIHSIYGSNGKLVLGNGRARNPNASLWNSICDAGKHVDGLGISFSNSLIRSIGDGKSTSFWDDIWVGNARFKDRFKRLHRLEIDKDINISSKIEEFKGDGLGNWAYPPMGLTNSELNELRDTVRNLQLTEGKKDCWSWNLNSKGIYTVKDCSVLVEKVILPRAVNSIESLRNGLVPKKVEVFIWRARLGRIPVRFELDKRGIDLNSVRCPICDGDIETVDHILFSCQVAKDIWAKVLKWWGYNSAIFGFEAIFNGTFGGVAHDHKKNQWQAVCWVVCYILWKNINAKVFKNKLETVPSLFSEVQVLSYDWISRRCKGHIMDWLQRFSHP, from the exons ATGGAACAAAGTGCGTTTCTTGGGGGTAGATATATTCTTGATGGTGCGTTAGTTGCTAATGAAGTGGTCGAAGATCTTAAACGAAACAAAAAGCACGGCCTAATTTTTAAGGTAGACTTCGAGAAAGCCTTTGATTCGCTTAATTGGGATTATCTTCTTGTAGTGATGAAATGTATGGGGTTCGGTACCAAATGGTGCAAGTGGATTTCCTCGTGTCTTAAATCGGCTACAATCTCGATACTCATAAACGGGTCTCCGAAAAGTGAGTTTAATCTTAAAAGGGGCGTTCGCCAAGGTGATCCTTTAtcgttttttctttttattattgcaGCGGAGGGACTTAATATCCTAACGAAAGTGGCGGTTGAGAGAGGAATGTATAAAGGGGTGGAGGTAGGTAAAGATAAAGTCATCATCTCAcatttgcaatatgcggatgatacgattTTTTTTGGCGATTGGAGTAGACGTAATGCGCGAAATTTAATGTACTTGTTGGAATGTTTTGAACGGGCTTCGGGGTTGAAGGTTAATTATAATAAAAGCCAATTATTTGGGATAGGCATTAGTAATGATAACGTGGAAGCTCTTGCGTCTTGGTGTTCGTGTCTCGGCGGTCGATTGCCTTTCATGTATTTGGGTATTCCCGTGGGTAATAggatgaagaaattgaatgatTGGTCCCCGGTGATTGAGAAATTTAACAACAG gtttaaaaccgaaactaacACTTTGTGGGTCACCGTTATTCATAGCATTTATGGTTCTAATGGTAAACTTGTGCTTGGTAATGGGCGTGCCCGGAATCCAAACGCTAGCCTTTGGAATTCTATTTGTGATGCAGGAAAACATGTGGACGGGTTAGGGATTTCTTTCTCTAATTCTTTGATACGCTCAATCGGGGACGGGAAAAGCACTTCTTTTTGGGATGACATTTGGGTGGGGAACGCAAGGTTTAAGGACAGATTTAAAAGACTACACAGGCTAGAGATTGACAAAGATATCAACATCAGTAGCAAAATCGAAGAATTTAAGGGGGATGGGCTCGGCAATTGGGCCTATCCACCGATGGGCCTAACGAATAGTGAACTAAATGAGTTGCGTGATACTGTTCGGAACTTGCAGCTGACCGAAGGTAAAAAAGACTGTTGGAGCTGGAATCTTAATTCGAAGGGCATTTATACGGTCAAGGACTGTTCGGTTCTTGTCGAGAAAGTCATTCTACCACGGGCGGTTAATTCTATAGAATCGTTGCGAAATGGTTTGGTTCCAAAAAAGGTGGAGGTGTTTATTTGGCGGGCGAGATTAGGACGTATACCGGTAAGATTCGAGTTAGATAAACGGGGCATCGACTTGAATAGTGTGAGATGCCCGATTTGTGATGGTGACATTGAGACGGTGGATCATATACTTTTTTCCTGTCAAGTGGCAAAAGACATTTGGGCTAAAGTTCTTAAATGGTGGGGGTATAATTCGGCTATATTCGGGTTTGAGGCTATTTTTAATGGTACTTTCGGTGGTGTAGCACATGATCATAAAAAGAATCAATGGCAAGCGGTTTGTTGGGTGGTTTGTTACATTTTATGGAAGAATATAAATGCAAAGGTGTTCAAGAATAAGCTCGAGACGGTCCCATCTTTATTTAGCGAGGTTCAAGTTCTTTCATATGATTGGATTTCACGACGTTGCAAGGGTCATATTATGGATTGGCTACAACGGTTCTCACACCCTTAG